In the genome of Candidatus Hydrogenedens sp., one region contains:
- a CDS encoding TonB C-terminal domain-containing protein, protein MIIRVTSISVDKKSLYLRRMSFYIVTSIAMHFLFLSLLMKLPVRSQVALFPEKTQPIVVKFINQEQQKSIKKLVEVSQPSEEKPQNTENIAEVNTVASGLEVKQGDKPGPLLNEKSDYETLGSESKKMQVANVIPKKDLSQTITSENITDKKGVSAKKILKGNNDSPKVVMEEKSSPFKPKDTDSENKTGAKQVQEDTENPSDLLKSFSKKPQGKIYNQVKKEGILGFEALQDQLAPYLRQIQKKVEQYWIHFLLTRYSGTKSTEVIIDCEINSEGKIVKIEVVGQPDDPFYTAICKEALQKASPFSPFSFQVPDIYQNKNLQIRWTFRFM, encoded by the coding sequence ATGATTATAAGGGTTACTTCAATTTCAGTGGATAAAAAATCGTTGTACTTACGTCGTATGAGTTTTTATATTGTGACTTCAATAGCAATGCATTTTCTTTTTTTGTCATTATTGATGAAACTTCCTGTTCGTTCTCAAGTCGCATTATTTCCAGAAAAGACACAACCCATTGTAGTTAAATTTATAAATCAAGAACAACAAAAATCAATTAAGAAACTTGTGGAAGTATCTCAACCTTCCGAAGAGAAACCTCAAAATACAGAAAATATTGCTGAAGTAAATACAGTTGCATCAGGTCTCGAGGTAAAACAAGGAGATAAACCAGGCCCTCTTTTAAACGAGAAGTCGGATTATGAAACATTAGGTTCAGAATCTAAAAAAATGCAAGTTGCAAATGTAATTCCTAAAAAAGATTTATCTCAAACAATAACGTCAGAAAATATAACAGATAAAAAAGGTGTTTCAGCAAAAAAAATATTAAAGGGAAATAATGATAGTCCTAAGGTAGTGATGGAAGAAAAAAGTAGTCCCTTTAAACCAAAAGATACGGATTCAGAAAATAAGACAGGTGCCAAACAAGTACAGGAGGATACAGAAAATCCATCAGATTTATTAAAATCTTTTTCTAAGAAACCCCAAGGTAAAATATATAATCAAGTAAAAAAAGAGGGAATCCTTGGTTTTGAAGCTCTCCAAGACCAATTAGCACCCTATTTAAGGCAGATTCAAAAGAAGGTAGAACAATACTGGATTCATTTTTTGCTTACTCGTTATTCAGGAACAAAATCTACAGAAGTTATTATCGATTGCGAGATAAATTCAGAAGGTAAAATTGTTAAAATAGAAGTGGTCGGGCAACCTGATGACCCATTTTATACGGCAATTTGTAAAGAAGCTTTGCAAAAGGCTTCACCGTTTTCTCCATTTTCATTTCAGGTGCCAGATATATATCAGAATAAAAACTTGCAAATACGTTGGACTTTCCGTTTTATGTAA
- a CDS encoding MotA/TolQ/ExbB proton channel family protein, which translates to MNWWNMLYQGGWVMIPLGLCSILSLAIICERFFALRKLKVIPSHLVQSLSYVHTEKDLETIRLTSQKSSSPLGALINEIINMKNEPKEVLIEHIHILGRTQITNLERGLTLLQVIAVISPLLGLLGTVLGMVDIFNVITVGGLGNAQMLAQGISKALITTVVGLIIAIPSLMAYHLYIRRVEEIGIELQEIVIPFLTRVKNIVQ; encoded by the coding sequence ATGAATTGGTGGAATATGTTGTATCAAGGTGGATGGGTTATGATACCTTTAGGGTTATGTTCAATTCTTTCATTGGCTATTATTTGTGAACGGTTTTTTGCATTGCGTAAGTTAAAAGTTATTCCTTCACATCTTGTTCAGTCGTTATCTTATGTACATACAGAAAAGGATTTGGAGACTATTCGATTAACTTCTCAAAAGTCTTCGTCGCCATTAGGTGCGCTTATTAATGAAATTATAAACATGAAGAACGAACCTAAAGAAGTTTTGATTGAACATATTCATATTTTAGGTAGGACGCAAATAACCAATCTTGAGCGGGGGCTAACACTCTTGCAGGTAATTGCAGTGATTAGTCCTCTTTTGGGACTGTTGGGAACTGTTTTAGGGATGGTTGATATATTTAATGTAATTACAGTAGGAGGGCTTGGAAATGCTCAAATGCTTGCACAAGGTATTTCCAAAGCCTTAATTACAACAGTAGTGGGACTTATTATTGCTATTCCATCATTGATGGCTTATCATTTGTATATACGTAGGGTAGAAGAAATTGGCATTGAGTTACAAGAAATAGTTATTCCTTTCTTAACACGGGTAAAGAATATAGTGCAGTAA
- a CDS encoding DUF5989 family protein, which produces MKELIKEFWDFMKVRKKYWLAPIIITLLLLAALFIFAGNAGVISPFIYAL; this is translated from the coding sequence ATGAAAGAATTGATTAAAGAATTCTGGGATTTTATGAAAGTTCGTAAGAAATATTGGCTTGCCCCGATTATCATTACACTACTTTTATTGGCTGCATTATTTATATTTGCTGGAAATGCAGGCGTGATTTCCCCGTTTATTTATGCATTATAA
- a CDS encoding tetratricopeptide repeat protein gives MTKVFNVRFVLFCILLLAVFLRVWYLYEIYRYAPDYSALQQDPEVQDYFARAILTGDWSVPEGVTDPEMRTTPFFRPPGHGYFLSFLYRFISDSYMTPRIINAIAGILTVLLSYYLGKAIFNEWVGVIFSFLVATYGVFVYWEGEVNDPALFVFFVVLIFYILYRWSIYKKWYWCILLGLVIGAYATMRPNILSFGPFIALWMVWITLKERKYFAFVPSWIALFIFTFIPIIPITLRNYVASGEWVLISTYFGENLFIGNNPEADGTTPWNQYLQKLEGTGNWTARDYVNVVKGLGKELGIKNLKHADASKIFTQMAIEYIKNHPKETAIQVLKKAILLWCPIEITCNKVVYYEIKHYPPLKYLPTFPWAGGLFITGTMLLIFNIKSGFKKKKLSQLFVYSDGTYSVELLLIIYLFIATYLGSFLMFFVNGRARVPVIPLFLLIGANVIYFLWLCLKNKNYLVLTRWLSVLFISFIFISVKWVPFEPDLARWHYQRADSYLRRGEIEKALEEAQTLIYMPRSLPYMHHRLGKDLYKAGYFKEAKEQFEKGIRLDPSYQDMFYYLGKTYLALKDDDKAEKYFRKSLELNPDDARSHNEIGEILERQGNWKEALAHYEKALKIVPDFTYVLDKYGRILSSQGRSEEALAFYKKALETDPSYQDVYYLIGRELRNLGRLEEARNTLVKAIELNPKDARALCELGNILADDGEWDTAGDYYQQAISAKPDFAYAYERLGRILFAKDNLNEAENSFKKAIELNPEYQDSIYLLGCVVKKQERLNEAETYFRKAVELNVRDARAWNELGEIMEIKKDYEQAVYCYEKALEAYPQFSYVIAKMGAIYANQGEYEKSLEKLKLALNVNPDFQNVCYMIGQVLSRMGNKEEAITYLEKAIKMNPNDARAHRELAILIQDDDPEKAIEHFKKALEIVPDFTLVLNNWGSLLVKLNKWDEAEKKFYEALKIRPNDELAYYNLAQLAEKRGNTEEAIELYQKGMVNSPDNSYIPYDLGVLYDRMGRMKEAEEMYNKALEIDDKNPLAYNNLGYHAFLAGDMDKAIEFYQKSLSIKPDLINALYNIAEAFYAKGELEKVISYFEKALEKQPKDHNLHNALGFYALQVNMYDLAEKHLKEAINLQYKFPLAWRNLGNLYKIQKRYDEAEKAYKTAIEIYPSDGEGWADYALFKKEAGHFEEALSLFQEALRRYKDKENISNESIVKALLEIADVYLMLNQKEKANEILEEVLKIQPDNEDVKRMLTKIDKVEKH, from the coding sequence ATGACCAAGGTTTTTAATGTTCGGTTTGTTTTATTTTGTATTCTTTTACTTGCGGTATTTCTAAGGGTTTGGTATTTGTATGAGATTTATCGCTATGCACCTGATTATTCAGCATTACAACAAGACCCAGAAGTTCAGGATTATTTTGCACGGGCTATTTTGACAGGTGATTGGAGTGTTCCTGAAGGTGTAACTGACCCTGAAATGCGAACAACTCCTTTTTTTCGTCCTCCAGGGCATGGTTATTTTTTAAGTTTCCTATATCGATTTATTTCCGATAGCTACATGACTCCCCGAATTATCAACGCTATTGCGGGAATATTGACAGTCTTATTGTCCTATTATTTAGGTAAAGCGATATTTAATGAATGGGTAGGCGTAATATTTAGTTTTTTAGTCGCTACTTATGGTGTGTTTGTATATTGGGAAGGAGAGGTTAATGACCCCGCATTATTTGTCTTTTTTGTCGTGCTTATATTTTATATCCTATATCGGTGGAGTATTTATAAAAAGTGGTACTGGTGTATCTTATTAGGCTTAGTCATTGGTGCTTATGCTACCATGAGGCCAAATATTCTTTCTTTTGGTCCTTTTATAGCTTTGTGGATGGTTTGGATTACATTAAAAGAGAGAAAGTATTTTGCATTTGTTCCTTCGTGGATTGCTCTTTTCATCTTTACTTTTATTCCTATCATACCAATTACCCTTCGAAATTATGTGGCATCGGGGGAGTGGGTTCTTATTTCAACGTACTTTGGTGAAAATTTATTTATCGGCAACAATCCAGAGGCTGATGGCACAACGCCATGGAATCAATATTTGCAAAAATTGGAGGGAACAGGAAACTGGACTGCACGTGATTATGTGAATGTGGTAAAGGGATTGGGAAAAGAATTAGGAATAAAAAATTTAAAGCATGCTGATGCTTCAAAAATATTTACACAAATGGCAATAGAGTATATTAAAAATCATCCTAAGGAGACCGCAATACAGGTTTTAAAAAAAGCAATTCTTCTTTGGTGTCCTATCGAAATTACATGTAATAAAGTTGTTTATTATGAGATAAAACATTATCCCCCGTTAAAATATCTACCAACATTTCCGTGGGCAGGTGGTCTCTTTATTACAGGAACAATGCTTCTGATTTTCAATATCAAGTCTGGATTTAAAAAAAAGAAACTATCTCAACTTTTCGTTTACTCTGATGGCACATATTCTGTGGAATTATTACTCATAATCTATTTATTTATTGCAACATATTTAGGCAGTTTTCTTATGTTTTTTGTAAATGGGAGAGCACGTGTCCCTGTAATACCCCTATTTCTTTTAATAGGTGCAAACGTCATTTATTTCTTATGGCTATGCCTTAAAAATAAAAATTATTTAGTTTTGACTCGTTGGTTATCCGTTCTTTTTATAAGTTTTATTTTTATCTCTGTAAAATGGGTTCCTTTTGAGCCAGATTTGGCGAGATGGCATTATCAACGAGCCGATTCTTATTTGAGACGAGGAGAGATAGAGAAAGCGTTGGAAGAGGCACAAACTCTTATTTATATGCCGAGAAGCTTACCCTATATGCACCATCGGTTGGGCAAAGACTTATATAAAGCAGGGTATTTTAAGGAAGCGAAGGAGCAATTTGAAAAAGGCATTCGTTTAGACCCAAGTTATCAAGATATGTTCTATTATCTTGGCAAAACCTATCTCGCATTAAAAGATGATGATAAAGCGGAGAAATATTTTAGAAAATCACTGGAGCTAAATCCAGATGATGCCCGTTCACATAATGAGATAGGTGAAATTCTTGAACGTCAAGGAAATTGGAAAGAAGCACTTGCCCACTATGAAAAGGCACTAAAAATTGTTCCTGATTTCACCTATGTTTTAGATAAATACGGTAGAATACTTTCATCACAAGGACGTTCTGAAGAGGCGTTGGCTTTTTATAAAAAGGCATTAGAGACAGACCCATCATATCAAGATGTTTACTATCTTATTGGAAGGGAACTGAGAAATTTGGGGCGACTTGAAGAAGCACGAAATACCTTAGTAAAAGCGATAGAATTAAATCCCAAAGATGCAAGGGCACTTTGCGAACTGGGAAATATTCTTGCGGATGATGGTGAATGGGACACCGCAGGAGACTATTATCAACAGGCAATATCTGCAAAGCCAGACTTTGCTTATGCCTATGAACGTTTGGGGAGAATTTTGTTTGCCAAAGATAACTTGAATGAAGCAGAGAATAGCTTTAAAAAAGCCATCGAGTTAAATCCTGAATATCAGGATAGTATTTACCTTTTAGGCTGTGTGGTAAAAAAACAGGAGCGATTAAATGAAGCAGAAACATATTTCCGAAAAGCAGTGGAACTAAATGTAAGAGATGCCAGAGCATGGAATGAATTGGGTGAAATAATGGAGATAAAAAAAGACTATGAACAGGCGGTTTATTGTTATGAGAAAGCATTAGAGGCATACCCACAATTTTCCTATGTTATTGCTAAAATGGGGGCTATTTACGCTAATCAGGGGGAGTATGAAAAGTCGTTGGAAAAATTGAAATTGGCTCTAAATGTTAACCCAGATTTCCAGAACGTTTGTTACATGATAGGACAGGTATTATCTCGAATGGGAAACAAAGAAGAGGCAATAACTTATCTTGAAAAGGCGATAAAAATGAACCCTAACGATGCACGGGCTCATAGGGAATTAGCCATTTTGATACAAGATGATGACCCAGAGAAGGCTATTGAACATTTTAAGAAGGCATTAGAAATTGTTCCCGATTTCACATTGGTATTAAATAATTGGGGAAGTTTATTAGTAAAGTTAAATAAATGGGATGAAGCAGAAAAAAAGTTTTACGAGGCACTGAAAATAAGACCTAACGATGAGTTGGCATATTATAACTTGGCACAATTGGCGGAAAAACGAGGGAATACTGAGGAGGCTATCGAATTATATCAAAAAGGTATGGTAAACAGCCCCGATAATTCTTATATCCCTTATGATTTGGGAGTTTTGTATGACAGAATGGGAAGAATGAAAGAGGCTGAAGAAATGTATAATAAGGCCCTTGAAATAGACGATAAAAATCCATTGGCATATAATAATTTAGGATATCATGCTTTTTTGGCAGGTGATATGGATAAAGCAATAGAGTTTTATCAAAAGTCGTTATCTATAAAACCCGACTTGATAAATGCACTCTATAATATTGCGGAGGCTTTTTATGCAAAAGGTGAATTGGAAAAGGTAATTTCATATTTTGAAAAAGCATTGGAAAAACAACCTAAAGACCATAATCTTCATAACGCATTAGGATTTTATGCACTTCAAGTCAATATGTATGATTTGGCAGAAAAACATCTAAAAGAGGCAATAAATTTGCAATATAAATTTCCACTTGCTTGGAGAAATTTAGGCAATCTATATAAAATCCAAAAACGATATGATGAGGCAGAGAAAGCGTATAAAACAGCCATTGAAATTTATCCCAGTGACGGGGAAGGGTGGGCTGATTATGCTTTATTTAAAAAGGAAGCAGGACATTTTGAAGAAGCATTATCTCTGTTTCAAGAAGCATTGAGACGATATAAAGATAAAGAGAATATATCTAACGAGAGTATCGTGAAAGCCCTACTTGAAATCGCTGATGTGTATTTAATGCTAAACCAGAAAGAAAAAGCTAATGAGATTCTTGAGGAAGTACTAAAAATACAACCTGATAATGAAGATGTTAAAAGAATGCTAACAAAGATAGATAAAGTAGAAAAGCATTAA
- a CDS encoding aminotransferase class I/II-fold pyridoxal phosphate-dependent enzyme, whose amino-acid sequence MIPRRWVYILPAEYKQVLNPPEALLTNELLIAKWEEDFANLLGSKNGVSVSSGRVGLKLILQHLKIQNGDEIIIPALTLKALVNIIESLGAKPVCADIDPKTLNITPETVSKQITKRTKAIIALHTFGNPCLIKEICEIADYHNIPVIEDCAHACGAKVKDKFVGTFGYAGFFSFDISKPINTYGGGMVVSQDETLINYIRNYNLQLKQDLKEIKKKAKSIQFEQTLYNSKLMYLILFFRTQRFFFKIIEFIYRKFQSVPPENIIYNPLQSAIGIEKLPSLISRIEHRNETAQLYRKLLSDKIHIPYVDSDNTPSYYMFTIILPINARKACRSLLFRGIDTAFEEEVIDNVAPLIDSSSCPNANSVYPYLLALPFYDGISEETVEYICTCLNSLVS is encoded by the coding sequence ATGATACCACGTCGATGGGTATATATTTTACCTGCTGAATACAAGCAAGTGCTAAATCCGCCAGAAGCATTATTAACTAATGAACTTCTTATTGCTAAGTGGGAAGAGGATTTTGCTAATTTACTTGGCTCAAAAAATGGCGTTTCTGTATCGTCGGGACGGGTTGGATTAAAACTTATATTACAACATCTTAAAATACAAAATGGGGACGAAATCATTATTCCTGCCCTTACATTAAAAGCACTGGTTAACATAATTGAATCATTAGGAGCAAAACCTGTTTGTGCAGATATAGACCCTAAAACACTTAATATTACACCTGAAACTGTTTCTAAACAAATTACAAAAAGAACAAAAGCAATTATCGCTTTGCATACCTTTGGAAATCCGTGTCTCATAAAAGAGATATGTGAGATAGCGGACTATCACAATATCCCCGTTATTGAAGATTGTGCCCATGCATGTGGTGCCAAAGTGAAGGATAAATTTGTAGGAACATTCGGATATGCCGGTTTTTTTAGTTTTGATATTTCAAAGCCAATTAACACATATGGTGGCGGGATGGTTGTCAGTCAAGACGAGACATTAATAAACTACATAAGAAATTATAACCTACAATTAAAGCAAGACTTAAAAGAAATTAAGAAAAAAGCAAAATCTATCCAATTTGAACAAACTTTGTATAACTCAAAATTGATGTACCTTATTCTATTTTTTAGAACTCAACGATTCTTCTTCAAAATCATAGAATTTATATACCGCAAGTTTCAGAGTGTTCCACCTGAAAATATAATTTATAACCCATTACAATCCGCTATTGGAATAGAAAAATTGCCCTCTCTCATATCAAGGATTGAACATCGGAATGAAACTGCACAATTATATCGGAAATTACTTTCTGATAAAATACACATTCCTTATGTAGATAGTGACAATACCCCTTCCTATTACATGTTTACTATTATCCTCCCTATAAATGCACGTAAAGCATGCCGTTCCCTTTTATTCCGTGGTATTGATACTGCCTTTGAAGAAGAAGTCATTGATAACGTGGCTCCTTTAATAGATAGTTCATCCTGCCCCAATGCAAACAGTGTTTACCCTTATCTATTAGCCTTACCTTTTTATGATGGCATATCAGAAGAAACAGTAGAGTATATATGTACTTGTTTGAATAGCCTTGTTTCCTAA
- a CDS encoding lysylphosphatidylglycerol synthase domain-containing protein, translating into MIHFSKNKIQNAVHLSGFIILAILTIVGVYQLKSENLLEIKNIITSRWGLFLGACGLRLADWILDFMLWRSVVVRARAKSPFVENLWIYLSQGAGIVLPAQLGRVLRAYVLSKATKQPITKTVSIEFFYLLCVCEGAIVVILISLGFYSGFFMIPLGLCFVSLFLFPVVLKISNYLLKKWNIFIPEELFDFHYVIILSVLCSIGWAINGIMFYLLLGGSESGLYLSQVQIIILGNILLAICSGIPGGIGIIETTLSISLHWINIQLPEIIVSIGLFRIITFWIWIPFGWLALFKLKLHKLAMLVNDSNGSFIEKS; encoded by the coding sequence ATGATTCATTTTAGTAAAAATAAGATACAGAATGCAGTTCACCTTTCAGGTTTTATTATTTTAGCAATTCTTACTATTGTTGGTGTATATCAACTTAAATCAGAGAATTTGCTGGAGATAAAGAATATTATAACAAGTAGATGGGGACTTTTTTTAGGGGCTTGTGGATTAAGACTTGCAGATTGGATTTTAGATTTTATGTTATGGCGTTCTGTCGTAGTCCGTGCGAGGGCGAAGTCTCCATTTGTAGAAAACCTATGGATTTATTTATCACAAGGGGCTGGAATCGTTTTGCCAGCTCAGTTAGGAAGAGTTTTGCGAGCATATGTATTGTCGAAGGCAACAAAACAACCGATAACAAAAACAGTGTCCATCGAGTTTTTTTATTTGCTTTGTGTATGTGAAGGTGCCATAGTAGTTATTTTGATTTCATTAGGGTTTTATTCAGGCTTTTTCATGATTCCTCTCGGGTTATGCTTTGTGTCTTTATTTTTGTTTCCGGTAGTATTGAAAATATCGAACTATTTGTTAAAAAAATGGAATATTTTTATTCCAGAAGAATTGTTCGATTTTCATTATGTAATTATATTAAGTGTTCTTTGTTCTATTGGCTGGGCAATAAATGGAATTATGTTTTATTTACTATTAGGTGGTAGTGAATCAGGGTTATATTTGTCTCAGGTTCAGATTATTATTTTGGGAAATATATTATTGGCAATTTGTAGCGGTATCCCTGGAGGTATAGGTATTATAGAGACGACGTTAAGCATTTCGCTTCACTGGATAAATATTCAATTGCCAGAAATAATTGTTTCTATTGGTTTGTTTCGTATAATTACATTTTGGATATGGATTCCTTTTGGTTGGTTAGCCCTGTTTAAATTGAAATTACATAAACTTGCAATGTTGGTGAACGATTCAAATGGTTCTTTTATTGAAAAATCTTAG
- a CDS encoding radical SAM protein — protein MVLLLKNLSRIHAIIYSWVKLKIFKVNAPLFAEWNLTFRCPYQCLYCGANELKIKELETNEILERLSILYKTGIRWITFGGGEPLVKKDIMKILGYAKSLGFSVYLSSTGSGIEKYDGIEHVVDHINLSFDGPADVHDAIRGKGTYERLFHVVNFCKSKNISMSFLCVISKINIGAIDFVLERAKEMNVKVMFQPATLHLDSSLNINPIAPKREDYTQVIKKVIDAKRKGYPVRNSYAGLKYLSYWPEPHNIWCPAGRLTFTIEPDGSLLSCHLYETRRLYGKESNNLSKNNDHSFDKLLKNLKVPQGCATCWCAPIVELALIWQLNPSAIWNALWM, from the coding sequence ATGGTTCTTTTATTGAAAAATCTTAGTCGAATACATGCGATTATCTACTCTTGGGTAAAACTTAAGATATTTAAAGTTAATGCACCTCTATTTGCAGAATGGAATCTTACTTTTCGGTGTCCGTATCAATGTTTATATTGTGGTGCAAATGAATTGAAAATCAAAGAATTGGAAACAAATGAAATACTTGAAAGGCTATCTATTTTATATAAGACGGGTATTAGATGGATTACTTTTGGAGGTGGTGAGCCACTTGTTAAAAAGGACATTATGAAAATATTAGGATATGCCAAATCTTTGGGGTTTAGTGTTTATTTGAGTTCTACAGGTTCAGGAATAGAAAAGTATGATGGAATAGAACATGTCGTAGACCACATAAATCTTAGTTTTGATGGTCCAGCAGATGTACATGATGCAATTCGCGGTAAAGGCACATATGAGCGTCTTTTTCATGTTGTTAATTTCTGCAAAAGTAAAAATATCTCTATGTCCTTTTTATGTGTGATTTCAAAAATAAATATTGGGGCTATAGATTTTGTTTTAGAAAGAGCAAAGGAAATGAATGTTAAAGTAATGTTTCAGCCTGCAACTCTTCACCTTGATTCTTCGTTAAACATTAATCCGATTGCTCCAAAAAGAGAAGATTATACTCAGGTTATAAAAAAAGTAATTGACGCAAAGCGGAAAGGTTATCCTGTTCGGAACTCTTATGCAGGCTTAAAGTATTTAAGTTATTGGCCTGAACCACATAACATTTGGTGCCCTGCGGGAAGGCTTACATTTACTATTGAGCCCGATGGTTCATTGCTTTCATGTCATTTGTATGAGACAAGGAGATTGTATGGAAAAGAAAGCAATAATTTGAGTAAAAATAATGACCACTCTTTTGATAAATTATTAAAGAATTTAAAAGTTCCTCAAGGATGTGCCACATGCTGGTGTGCACCAATTGTAGAACTTGCTTTAATATGGCAACTAAATCCATCTGCTATCTGGAATGCATTATGGATGTAA